A genomic segment from Limosilactobacillus sp. encodes:
- a CDS encoding DEAD/DEAH box helicase — MKFSELGLSESLLKAIKRSGYEEATPIQEQTIPMVLDGQDVIGQAQTGTGKTAAFGLPIIEHVNTKDPDIQAIVISPTRELAIQTQEELYRLGKDKHVRVQVVYGGADIRRQIKSLKQHPQILVGTPGRLRDHLHRHTVKLDNIKTLVLDEADEMLNMGFLEDIEAIINQTPADRQTLLFSATMPPEIKNIGVKFMTDPKMVRIKAKELTTDLVDQYYVRAKDYEKFDIMTRLIDVQDPALTIVFGRTKRRVDELSKGLVARGYNAAGIHGDLSQDQRTKIMRQFKNGQLDILVATDVAARGLDISGVTHVYNYDIPSDPDSYVHRIGRTGRAGHHGVSLTFVTPNEMDYLHEIEKLTRVRMLPLKPPTAEEAFRGQVATAFNDIDELIAQDSTDRYKDAAAKLLETHDAVDLVAALLNNMTKEAASEVPVKITPERPLPRRNRHNHQRGRNGNSGHYRRHDGHGRRHGYRSNGHRSDNHGKSHSSRHAFNIRHRKDD; from the coding sequence TTGAAGTTTAGCGAATTAGGCTTATCCGAAAGCCTGTTGAAGGCCATCAAGCGCAGTGGTTATGAAGAAGCCACCCCGATTCAGGAACAAACAATCCCGATGGTCTTAGACGGCCAGGACGTGATCGGTCAGGCCCAGACCGGGACCGGGAAGACCGCCGCTTTTGGCCTGCCGATCATTGAGCACGTCAACACCAAGGATCCCGACATTCAGGCAATCGTGATTTCACCGACCCGGGAGCTGGCCATCCAGACCCAGGAGGAGCTTTACCGTCTGGGCAAAGACAAACACGTTCGGGTTCAGGTGGTCTACGGTGGGGCCGACATCCGGCGGCAAATCAAGAGCTTAAAGCAGCATCCGCAGATCCTGGTTGGCACGCCCGGTCGACTGCGTGATCACCTGCACCGCCACACGGTCAAATTAGATAACATCAAGACCCTGGTGCTTGACGAGGCCGACGAGATGCTCAACATGGGCTTCTTGGAGGACATCGAGGCGATCATCAACCAGACGCCGGCGGACCGGCAGACCCTACTCTTCTCCGCCACGATGCCGCCGGAGATTAAGAACATCGGCGTTAAGTTCATGACCGATCCTAAGATGGTGCGGATCAAGGCCAAGGAACTGACCACCGACCTGGTTGACCAATATTACGTGCGGGCCAAGGATTACGAAAAGTTTGACATCATGACCCGGCTGATCGACGTCCAAGATCCGGCCCTGACAATTGTCTTCGGCCGGACCAAGCGGCGGGTCGATGAATTATCCAAGGGCCTGGTCGCCCGGGGCTACAATGCGGCCGGCATTCACGGTGACCTCAGCCAGGATCAACGGACCAAGATCATGCGCCAGTTCAAGAACGGTCAGCTCGACATTCTGGTTGCCACCGACGTTGCCGCCCGGGGGCTCGACATTTCCGGGGTGACCCACGTCTACAACTACGACATTCCATCTGACCCTGACAGCTACGTTCACCGGATCGGTCGGACGGGCCGGGCCGGGCACCATGGCGTATCACTGACCTTCGTAACGCCGAACGAGATGGACTACCTGCACGAGATTGAAAAACTGACTCGGGTCCGGATGCTGCCGCTGAAGCCACCAACGGCCGAGGAAGCTTTCCGTGGTCAGGTTGCCACCGCCTTCAACGACATTGATGAACTGATCGCCCAGGATTCGACGGACCGTTACAAGGACGCGGCCGCTAAGCTCCTGGAGACCCATGATGCCGTCGACCTAGTGGCGGCCCTGTTGAACAACATGACTAAGGAAGCCGCCAGTGAGGTGCCGGTCAAGATCACGCCGGAACGACCACTGCCACGGCGCAACCGCCACAATCACCAGCGGGGCCGCAACGGCAATTCCGGTCACTACCGTCGCCACGATGGCCACGGTCGTCGTCACGGCTACCGTTCCAATGGGCACCGTTCTGATAACCACGGCAAGAGCCACTCTAGTCGACATGCATTCAATATTCGTCATCGTAAGGACGACTAA
- a CDS encoding IclR family transcriptional regulator, giving the protein MLTTIQKAAQIMNLLQKQGNLTLTEISRLTNNNHSSVYRLLQSLQEVGYVTKRGRRYDFSWQAIGDQQATHLLNWTTNAILTPVVKKYHLVAYVGIIQGGESVIADVVPRPGHAEEDMARLGERLPVNISALGKCAVAFTSSDDRQRLYNLLDFRGGTKHAISDLTAFRQSIRVIQKNGYAIDDEETQLGLRCVSVPLLDDRGKCVAVLALSGELADFPRTSFIKVRDDLLRCREQIMQEMN; this is encoded by the coding sequence ATGCTAACGACGATTCAAAAGGCTGCGCAAATCATGAACCTCTTGCAAAAACAAGGAAACTTAACGCTCACGGAGATCAGCCGATTGACCAATAACAATCATTCAAGCGTTTATCGCCTTCTGCAATCGCTACAGGAGGTTGGCTACGTGACAAAGCGTGGGCGTCGTTATGACTTTAGCTGGCAGGCGATTGGCGACCAGCAGGCGACGCACCTGCTCAACTGGACAACTAACGCAATTCTGACACCGGTGGTTAAGAAGTATCACTTGGTTGCGTACGTCGGGATTATCCAGGGTGGCGAAAGCGTAATTGCGGACGTAGTGCCCCGTCCCGGCCATGCCGAGGAAGACATGGCCCGCCTCGGTGAACGACTCCCGGTGAATATCAGTGCCCTGGGTAAGTGCGCGGTGGCCTTTACTTCTTCTGACGATCGCCAGCGGCTTTACAACCTGCTCGATTTTCGGGGCGGCACGAAGCACGCAATTAGCGACCTAACCGCGTTTCGTCAAAGTATTCGGGTGATTCAAAAGAACGGGTATGCAATCGATGATGAGGAGACCCAGCTGGGGTTGCGCTGCGTTTCCGTCCCTTTGCTCGACGATCGTGGCAAATGCGTAGCCGTTTTAGCCTTGTCCGGCGAATTGGCCGACTTCCCACGGACTAGTTTTATCAAGGTTCGCGATGATTTATTGCGATGCCGTGAGCAAATAATGCAGGAAATGAATTAA
- a CDS encoding SDR family NAD(P)-dependent oxidoreductase, giving the protein MTKTIVITGAKQGIGLATTKKFLAEGWNVMMADLADASAVASELDQQYEGQVAFTKTDVTKQADLENLLAATLKQFGQVDALYNNAGIFLGGSVTETSVADWDKMMNIDVKSVFLSSKAFLPEMLKQKSGVIINTSSVSGLLGDYGEAAYNAAKGAVTNLTRSMALDYGQYGIRVNAVNPGPTMTPLMTSAMPEEQLKAFIAKSPMKRLVAPEDIANTVFFLASDAARSINGENIPVTNGSEIHTGLPVL; this is encoded by the coding sequence ATGACGAAAACAATTGTGATTACGGGTGCTAAACAGGGCATTGGCCTGGCAACGACCAAGAAGTTTCTAGCGGAGGGCTGGAACGTCATGATGGCGGATCTGGCCGACGCCAGTGCGGTTGCAAGCGAGCTTGACCAGCAATATGAAGGGCAGGTTGCCTTTACCAAGACCGACGTGACCAAGCAAGCGGACCTGGAAAACCTGCTGGCGGCGACCCTGAAGCAATTCGGCCAGGTCGATGCGCTGTACAATAATGCGGGAATCTTCCTTGGTGGCAGCGTGACCGAGACCAGCGTGGCCGATTGGGACAAGATGATGAACATCGACGTTAAGTCCGTCTTCCTCAGCAGCAAGGCCTTCTTACCGGAAATGCTGAAGCAAAAGTCCGGCGTGATCATCAACACGTCTTCCGTCTCGGGCTTGCTCGGTGATTACGGTGAAGCGGCCTACAATGCGGCCAAGGGGGCAGTGACTAACCTGACGCGTTCGATGGCCCTGGATTATGGTCAGTACGGAATTCGCGTCAATGCGGTCAATCCGGGCCCAACCATGACGCCATTGATGACGTCGGCAATGCCGGAAGAGCAGCTGAAGGCTTTCATTGCCAAGAGCCCGATGAAGCGCTTGGTGGCCCCAGAAGACATCGCCAACACGGTCTTCTTCCTGGCCTCCGACGCTGCCCGGTCGATCAACGGCGAGAACATTCCGGTGACGAACGGTAGTGAGATCCACACCGGCTTACCGGTTCTGTAA
- the acpS gene encoding holo-ACP synthase — MIKGIGIDLTEIDRVQAMISEHPQFAQRLLTPAELKQYRQFSGQRAAEYIAGRWSLKESFSKAWGTGIGARVGFQDIEIVDNQLGAPTVTKSPFGGAVHASVSHTATLVMTEIILESVDEDD; from the coding sequence ATGATTAAGGGAATCGGCATCGACCTGACGGAAATTGACCGGGTCCAGGCAATGATCAGCGAGCATCCCCAATTTGCACAGCGCCTGCTGACCCCGGCGGAACTCAAGCAATATCGTCAGTTTAGCGGGCAGCGGGCAGCGGAGTACATTGCCGGGCGGTGGTCGCTCAAGGAATCCTTCAGCAAGGCCTGGGGGACCGGCATCGGGGCCCGGGTCGGCTTTCAAGACATTGAGATCGTCGACAACCAATTAGGGGCGCCCACGGTTACCAAGTCGCCATTTGGCGGTGCCGTGCACGCCTCGGTGAGTCACACCGCAACCCTTGTGATGACGGAAATAATTTTAGAAAGTGTGGATGAAGATGATTAG
- the alr gene encoding alanine racemase: protein MISGRLRKTEYVVDLGALKHNIQAQRAALPDNSRILAVVKANAYGHGLVPVAQAALAAGATGACVAILDEALELRDNGIDALTLVLGITPVEFAHIAATAGVSLTVGSLDWLQEYHQLAQLNHWTTPLKVHLGVDSGMGRIGFTTVEQFKQAVEMLKAPEFEFEGMFTHFATADSADATYFEKQVGRWQKFVDSLETLPPYVHMANSATGMWHQEHITANTVRMGISMYGHNPSGCEIKENLGLQPVGTFKTAIGFVKKLKAGESVSYGATYTAKEDEWLATLPVGYADGYPRALSSFKVMIDGQFCPIAGRVCMDQMMVRLPKYYPVDTPVILMGKSGQVELTPTDLAQQVGTINYEILTGINERVHRVYKN, encoded by the coding sequence ATGATTAGTGGTCGTTTACGAAAGACGGAGTACGTCGTTGATTTGGGCGCGTTGAAACACAATATTCAGGCCCAGCGCGCAGCCTTGCCGGACAATAGCCGGATTCTGGCGGTCGTTAAGGCCAATGCCTACGGTCACGGCCTGGTGCCGGTGGCCCAGGCGGCACTGGCGGCCGGCGCGACCGGTGCCTGCGTGGCCATTCTCGACGAAGCCTTAGAGTTGCGTGACAACGGCATCGATGCCCTGACCCTGGTGCTAGGAATCACGCCGGTGGAGTTTGCCCACATCGCGGCCACGGCTGGTGTTTCCCTGACGGTGGGCTCCCTGGATTGGCTGCAGGAATACCACCAACTGGCCCAGCTGAACCACTGGACGACGCCGCTTAAGGTGCACCTCGGCGTTGACAGCGGAATGGGCCGGATCGGCTTTACCACCGTTGAACAGTTCAAGCAGGCAGTGGAGATGCTGAAGGCGCCGGAGTTTGAATTCGAGGGGATGTTCACCCACTTCGCGACCGCCGATAGTGCCGACGCGACCTACTTTGAAAAGCAGGTCGGGCGCTGGCAGAAGTTCGTCGACAGCCTTGAAACCCTGCCGCCGTACGTGCACATGGCGAACTCCGCAACGGGGATGTGGCACCAGGAGCACATCACAGCCAACACGGTCCGGATGGGAATTTCGATGTACGGTCACAATCCATCCGGTTGCGAGATTAAGGAGAACCTGGGCCTGCAGCCGGTAGGCACCTTCAAGACCGCCATTGGCTTTGTCAAAAAACTCAAGGCCGGTGAATCGGTCAGTTATGGGGCCACTTACACGGCCAAGGAGGACGAGTGGCTGGCAACCCTGCCGGTCGGCTATGCGGACGGCTACCCACGTGCCCTGAGCAGCTTCAAGGTTATGATCGATGGTCAGTTCTGCCCGATTGCCGGGCGGGTCTGCATGGACCAAATGATGGTTCGTCTGCCCAAGTACTACCCGGTAGACACGCCGGTGATCCTGATGGGCAAATCCGGCCAGGTGGAGCTGACGCCGACCGACCTGGCTCAGCAGGTGGGGACGATCAACTACGAAATTCTGACCGGAATTAACGAACGGGTCCACCGGGTCTACAAAAACTAG
- a CDS encoding type II toxin-antitoxin system PemK/MazF family toxin encodes MEKQIWRGDVYYADLSPVVGSEQGGVRPVVILQNDRGNRYSPTVIVAAITAQDQKHPLPTHVRLPKEETGLAHDSVVLVEQLRTIDKQRLQDRLTTLSAKRMRAVDHALAVSVGLTPLGPIDKKAQKL; translated from the coding sequence ATGGAAAAACAAATCTGGCGCGGGGACGTCTATTATGCCGACTTATCGCCGGTGGTGGGTTCCGAGCAGGGCGGCGTCCGGCCGGTGGTGATCCTGCAAAACGACCGGGGAAATCGCTACAGTCCGACCGTCATTGTGGCGGCCATCACCGCCCAGGATCAAAAGCACCCGTTGCCGACCCACGTGCGATTGCCTAAGGAGGAGACCGGGCTGGCCCATGATTCGGTTGTGCTCGTCGAACAGCTGCGTACAATTGATAAGCAGCGCCTCCAGGATCGATTGACAACGCTAAGTGCGAAACGAATGCGAGCAGTTGACCATGCCCTAGCCGTCAGCGTCGGCCTGACGCCGCTTGGGCCGATTGACAAGAAAGCGCAAAAACTGTAA
- a CDS encoding cytosine permease has translation MKSRKTTRWDMFATWVGANANNGTWFVGGVLAACGFALAMKVLVLSSALSYVFLSLIGYIGYKTGVSTMSISRASFGERGSYLPSLVNITQFIGWTAANTFIAAQSVSILFHDLLGWPVWGHHGGYMGLIVGILIMSILHIISVSSGSRSVQMIERVGIILVFIFVIWESIAVFRTVSFSQIVHWQVPAHAKMATGAAIDYVAAFNLAWVTAGADFTRFTSKRDNAIYTPFFGALMGVVWFAFIGLISTISIAISSGVYDANNSDPSTIASKLGLGVVALLVIILTSMTANAVNLLAAGSALSNIFTRLRLKYSLWIVVVLATIVTFIPMFVGSFLTTFESFLDYVGMVLGPTIAIICTDFYFRAHQDYDVSELGKINGKYWYHGGINWVAMITFVIGVAFFVGVHQLPLFANTVGATFIDMVLSGLLYYGMMKLADRKEA, from the coding sequence ATGAAGAGTCGGAAGACGACCCGTTGGGACATGTTTGCAACCTGGGTTGGTGCCAACGCTAACAACGGGACCTGGTTCGTCGGCGGGGTCCTGGCCGCCTGTGGCTTTGCCCTAGCGATGAAGGTTCTGGTGCTTTCGTCGGCCCTGTCCTACGTTTTCCTGAGTCTAATCGGCTACATCGGCTACAAGACCGGGGTATCAACAATGAGCATTAGTCGGGCATCCTTTGGGGAGCGGGGGAGCTACTTGCCGTCACTGGTTAACATCACCCAGTTCATCGGCTGGACGGCCGCCAACACCTTCATTGCCGCACAGTCCGTCAGCATCCTCTTTCATGATCTCCTGGGCTGGCCGGTCTGGGGCCATCATGGCGGCTACATGGGGTTGATTGTCGGAATTTTAATCATGAGTATCCTTCACATTATCAGTGTGTCTAGCGGTTCCCGATCGGTTCAGATGATCGAGCGGGTCGGCATCATCCTGGTTTTCATCTTCGTCATCTGGGAGTCAATCGCGGTCTTTCGGACGGTCTCCTTTAGCCAGATCGTTCACTGGCAGGTTCCGGCCCACGCCAAGATGGCAACCGGGGCGGCCATTGACTACGTGGCAGCCTTCAACCTGGCCTGGGTCACGGCCGGGGCCGACTTTACCCGCTTCACTTCCAAGCGCGATAACGCCATCTACACGCCATTCTTTGGTGCGCTGATGGGGGTGGTGTGGTTTGCCTTCATCGGTCTGATCTCCACCATCAGTATCGCCATCTCATCCGGCGTATACGACGCCAATAACTCCGATCCGTCGACGATTGCCAGCAAGCTGGGTCTCGGGGTCGTCGCCCTTCTGGTCATCATTCTGACCTCGATGACGGCCAACGCGGTTAACCTTCTGGCTGCCGGTTCGGCCCTTTCTAACATCTTCACCCGGCTGCGTCTCAAGTACTCGCTTTGGATCGTGGTTGTGCTGGCAACGATCGTGACCTTCATCCCGATGTTTGTCGGCAGCTTCCTGACGACCTTCGAATCCTTCCTTGACTATGTCGGCATGGTCCTCGGCCCGACGATTGCCATCATCTGCACGGACTTTTATTTCCGGGCCCACCAGGACTACGACGTCAGTGAACTGGGGAAGATCAACGGTAAATACTGGTACCACGGTGGTATTAATTGGGTAGCAATGATAACATTTGTAATAGGGGTTGCCTTCTTTGTCGGCGTCCACCAATTACCACTGTTTGCCAATACGGTCGGGGCAACCTTTATCGACATGGTATTGAGTGGCCTGCTGTACTACGGAATGATGAAGCTTGCGGATCGAAAGGAAGCCTAA
- the codA gene encoding cytosine deaminase produces MLIQNVHIDNQKETSDVRIVNGKFKEIAKSLTPVANEQVIDGGGNLLLPPFVDSHVHLDATLTAGQPEWNESGTLFDGIRIWSERKQDLTKEDVKKRARKTIENMVGHGLQHIRSHVDVTDPHLIAAQALLELREELKDQVDLQLVAFPQEGILSYPHGRELMEQAVKEGLDVVGGIPHFEFTTEYGWQSVHFLMALADKYDRLVDVHCDEIDDPASRNLEVLATEALERGMKDRVTASHTTAMGSYNNAYTYKLFRLLKMSNINFVSNPLVNVHLGGRFDTYPKRRGVTRIKELTAAGINVSFGEDDIQDPWNPLGDGNMLDAVTMGVYIAHQMGYHQLQDAFKYVTYNGAKTMHISDQYGIEAGKPANCIILNAHDFYNALNKHVEVLYNIRHGKILAKTKPAETKINLK; encoded by the coding sequence ATGTTAATTCAAAATGTCCATATTGATAATCAAAAGGAAACGTCCGACGTGCGAATCGTCAATGGCAAGTTTAAGGAGATTGCCAAAAGCCTGACGCCGGTTGCCAACGAGCAGGTGATCGACGGGGGCGGCAACCTGCTGCTGCCACCATTCGTTGACTCCCATGTCCACCTTGACGCTACCCTGACGGCCGGTCAGCCGGAATGGAACGAGAGCGGCACCCTGTTCGATGGGATCCGGATCTGGAGCGAGCGCAAGCAGGACCTGACCAAGGAAGACGTCAAGAAGCGGGCCCGCAAGACGATTGAAAATATGGTCGGCCACGGACTCCAGCACATCCGGAGCCACGTCGACGTTACCGATCCGCACCTAATTGCCGCCCAGGCCCTACTGGAATTGCGGGAAGAACTGAAGGACCAGGTTGACCTGCAGCTGGTGGCCTTCCCACAAGAGGGAATCCTTTCCTATCCCCACGGTCGGGAACTGATGGAACAGGCCGTGAAGGAAGGCCTCGACGTGGTCGGGGGGATTCCGCACTTTGAATTCACGACCGAGTACGGCTGGCAATCCGTCCACTTCCTGATGGCCCTGGCGGACAAGTATGACCGCCTGGTTGACGTCCACTGTGATGAGATCGACGACCCGGCCTCCCGCAACCTGGAAGTTCTGGCCACCGAGGCCCTGGAGCGGGGGATGAAGGACCGGGTGACCGCCAGCCACACCACGGCGATGGGCTCCTACAACAATGCCTACACCTACAAGCTCTTCCGCCTGTTGAAGATGAGCAACATCAACTTCGTCTCCAACCCACTGGTGAACGTTCACCTGGGTGGCCGCTTCGACACCTATCCAAAGCGGCGTGGGGTTACCCGGATTAAGGAACTGACCGCTGCCGGGATCAACGTGTCCTTCGGTGAGGACGACATCCAGGATCCGTGGAATCCATTGGGCGACGGCAACATGCTTGACGCGGTCACGATGGGTGTCTACATTGCCCACCAAATGGGCTACCACCAGTTGCAGGACGCCTTTAAGTACGTCACCTACAACGGGGCCAAGACAATGCACATCAGCGACCAGTACGGAATCGAAGCTGGCAAGCCGGCCAACTGCATTATCTTAAACGCCCACGACTTCTACAACGCCCTCAACAAGCACGTCGAGGTTCTCTACAACATTCGCCACGGGAAGATCCTGGCCAAGACCAAGCCCGCCGAAACCAAAATTAACTTGAAATAA
- a CDS encoding collagen-binding domain-containing protein, giving the protein MVSKNNLQLLERKQQPRKQRFGLRKMSIGLVSVLLGLLFITNGNSASADEVATSEPTTTVQASSATLNSTAAEETSAVATSTTVSSAVIAESVNSTASTTAASTASVAPASTASNSPLVSEGSTVSIPVSSSSTAASDVSQPVSSASSSAVSAPDQPSSEGARQDTSTGTVDTIHTDQILKDKYGIDVNHLDAKSVLLLASLFHIFANEANLGADVNGNIAVGNLNSNVDFGTRGESIHLTNGDIYYIQNLNAALQNGSFRNQEFNHVIFGKDVNVEIRDGQVYVNGEHMPNLKPEEVFKDGAGTSYIDFPAVFQRLIAASNFYAGQEESAGVIKDFNDMNDRYVDVSNAVAKDNVIYVNIPYEYLNGPQPIKIYGLSSQVNGPTVVINVIGMPADGQLDINTQIKLHYDDDRNNHVSPGESHAHPNHVLWNFGTTAAEITIGSGHFMGSILAPNATVTANVNVDGNIVANVVNIKGGESHKWDIHPVLPPSFIEIPEEPQPTDPQPTDPQPTDPQPTDPQPTDPQPTDPQPTDPQPTDPQPTDPQPTDPQPTDPQPTDPQPTDPQPTDPQPTDPQPTDPQPTDPQPTDPQPTDPQPTDPQPTDPQPTDPQPTDPQPTDPQPTDPQPTDPQPTDPQPTDPQPTDPQPTDPQPTDPQPTDPQPTDPQPTDPQPTDPTPLPPTGEMEDAGAEPEQTGSELEQPTDPQGDASATEQPLQADTVGVMKATVGSDRSTEHAATTNNASQNQTLPQTGNSHEQAVLAGIVLAITAQLLALGALSWKKYNEE; this is encoded by the coding sequence ATGGTATCAAAGAACAACCTGCAGCTGTTAGAAAGAAAGCAGCAGCCACGCAAGCAGCGCTTTGGTTTGCGTAAGATGAGCATTGGCCTGGTTTCAGTTCTGCTCGGTCTCTTGTTCATCACGAACGGTAATTCGGCCTCGGCAGATGAAGTGGCGACCAGCGAACCGACCACGACAGTTCAGGCGAGCAGTGCCACGCTGAATTCGACCGCGGCCGAAGAAACGTCGGCAGTGGCGACCAGTACCACGGTGAGCAGTGCTGTGATTGCCGAGAGCGTGAATAGCACCGCGAGTACGACGGCTGCTTCCACAGCTTCGGTAGCGCCAGCATCAACGGCGAGCAACAGTCCGCTAGTTAGCGAGGGGAGTACCGTGAGTATTCCCGTTAGCTCAAGCAGTACGGCAGCTTCGGATGTAAGCCAGCCAGTTTCATCCGCGAGTAGCAGTGCGGTAAGTGCCCCGGATCAGCCATCGAGTGAAGGGGCGAGGCAAGACACGTCGACTGGCACGGTGGACACGATTCACACGGACCAGATTCTAAAAGACAAGTATGGAATTGACGTGAATCACTTGGACGCCAAAAGCGTGTTGCTACTGGCATCACTTTTCCACATTTTCGCCAACGAGGCCAACCTCGGGGCTGACGTGAACGGCAACATTGCGGTAGGAAACCTGAACAGCAATGTCGACTTCGGGACCCGTGGCGAATCCATTCACCTGACGAACGGGGACATCTACTACATTCAAAACCTGAATGCGGCCCTGCAAAACGGTTCGTTCCGCAATCAGGAGTTTAACCACGTGATCTTCGGGAAGGACGTGAACGTAGAGATCCGGGATGGCCAGGTATACGTAAACGGTGAGCACATGCCGAACCTGAAGCCGGAGGAAGTCTTTAAGGACGGTGCGGGAACAAGCTACATTGACTTCCCGGCAGTCTTTCAACGCCTGATTGCCGCTTCGAACTTTTACGCGGGCCAAGAGGAGTCTGCTGGCGTCATTAAGGACTTCAACGACATGAATGATCGGTACGTGGACGTGTCCAATGCTGTAGCGAAGGATAACGTAATCTACGTCAACATCCCTTATGAATACTTAAACGGCCCACAGCCAATCAAGATTTACGGCCTTTCCAGCCAGGTAAATGGGCCGACGGTAGTGATCAACGTAATTGGGATGCCCGCTGACGGTCAACTGGATATTAATACCCAGATCAAATTGCACTACGATGATGACCGGAACAATCACGTTAGTCCCGGTGAGAGTCACGCCCACCCGAACCACGTTCTGTGGAACTTTGGAACGACGGCAGCCGAGATCACCATTGGTAGCGGCCATTTCATGGGCAGCATTCTGGCGCCGAATGCCACGGTGACGGCGAACGTAAACGTTGATGGCAATATTGTTGCCAACGTTGTGAACATTAAGGGCGGGGAAAGCCACAAGTGGGACATCCACCCGGTCCTGCCGCCTTCCTTTATCGAAATTCCTGAAGAACCGCAACCGACAGATCCGCAACCGACGGACCCGCAGCCGACAGATCCACAGCCGACGGACCCACAGCCGACAGATCCACAGCCGACGGACCCACAGCCGACGGACCCGCAGCCGACAGATCCACAGCCGACGGATCCGCAGCCAACAGACCCGCAACCGACGGACCCGCAGCCGACGGACCCGCAGCCGACGGATCCACAGCCGACGGACCCACAACCAACGGATCCGCAGCCAACGGACCCGCAACCGACGGATCCACAGCCGACGGACCCGCAGCCGACGGATCCACAGCCAACAGACCCGCAGCCGACGGATCCGCAACCAACGGATCCACAGCCGACGGATCCACAGCCGACGGACCCACAGCCGACGGATCCACAGCCGACGGACCCACAACCGACGGATCCACAGCCAACAGATCCGCAGCCAACGGACCCGCAGCCAACGGATCCGCAACCAACGGATCCACAGCCGACGGATCCACAGCCGACGGACCCACAACCGACGGATCCGCAGCCAACGGATCCAACACCACTTCCGCCAACGGGAGAGATGGAGGATGCAGGAGCTGAGCCGGAGCAGACCGGAAGCGAGCTGGAGCAGCCAACTGATCCACAAGGAGATGCTTCAGCTACGGAACAACCGCTCCAGGCAGACACGGTGGGCGTGATGAAGGCGACCGTTGGCTCGGATCGCTCGACTGAGCATGCGGCAACAACGAACAACGCCAGCCAGAACCAAACCCTTCCGCAGACTGGGAATAGCCACGAACAGGCAGTCTTAGCCGGAATCGTTCTGGCAATCACTGCCCAGTTACTGGCCCTCGGCGCCCTGTCCTGGAAGAAGTACAATGAAGAATAA
- the cbpA gene encoding cyclic di-AMP binding protein CbpA has translation MIFSSLIKKKESLTTLPETATLEEALTVLENTGYRCVPVLDQSGKIFRGNIYKMHLYRHKSRNGDMNLPVTALLKNATKFVFINSAFFSVFFAIRDLPYIAVLDENNQFYGILTHNSLLRVLAEGWNVNNGSYVLTVVAPDERGALMNATKEITRYCQIVNVLSFDPQHSSVKQILFTLPADVTREKMEKIVRRLTKKGFEVPEIEDLHQRY, from the coding sequence ATGATTTTTAGTTCACTCATTAAAAAGAAGGAAAGCCTGACCACTCTTCCCGAAACGGCCACCCTCGAAGAAGCGCTGACGGTGCTCGAAAATACCGGTTATCGTTGCGTCCCGGTCCTGGACCAGTCCGGAAAGATTTTCCGGGGTAACATCTACAAGATGCACCTTTACCGCCACAAGTCCCGCAATGGTGACATGAATCTCCCCGTTACCGCCCTGCTGAAGAATGCCACCAAGTTCGTCTTCATCAATTCGGCCTTTTTCTCCGTCTTCTTCGCCATCCGCGACCTTCCTTACATCGCGGTTCTCGACGAAAACAACCAGTTTTACGGGATTCTGACCCACAACAGCCTGTTGCGCGTCCTCGCCGAGGGCTGGAACGTCAACAACGGCAGTTATGTTCTGACCGTCGTGGCTCCTGACGAGCGGGGAGCGTTGATGAACGCCACCAAGGAGATCACCCGCTACTGCCAGATCGTCAACGTGCTCTCGTTCGACCCCCAGCACTCATCCGTCAAGCAAATTCTCTTCACTCTCCCGGCGGACGTCACCCGAGAGAAGATGGAAAAGATTGTCCGACGACTCACCAAAAAGGGCTTTGAAGTCCCCGAAATCGAAGACCTGCACCAACGCTATTAA